A window of Acidobacteriota bacterium contains these coding sequences:
- the ybeY gene encoding rRNA maturation RNase YbeY, with protein MAIDIINKQRLLKINRRTFSELARATQQSLAQIDHLHRADAQLSIVFVRDPKMRQLNRLYRGKDYATDVLSFQSGGEPHAAGDFVDENYLGDIVISTDTALRQAQAAGLSVEREIQELIIHGILHLNGYDHETDNGEMHRLELQLRKRLLKKSGVWSLESGV; from the coding sequence TTGGCGATTGACATTATCAACAAACAGCGATTGCTTAAAATCAACCGGCGTACATTCAGCGAACTGGCGCGCGCAACCCAGCAATCGCTGGCGCAAATTGATCATCTCCATCGCGCCGATGCACAATTATCAATTGTTTTTGTGCGCGACCCGAAGATGCGCCAGTTGAACCGGCTGTATCGGGGCAAAGATTACGCCACTGACGTGTTATCCTTTCAAAGCGGTGGCGAACCGCATGCCGCCGGGGATTTCGTTGATGAAAATTATTTAGGTGATATAGTCATTTCAACCGATACGGCGCTCAGGCAAGCGCAAGCTGCCGGGCTTTCAGTTGAGCGCGAAATACAGGAGTTGATCATTCACGGCATCTTGCATTTGAACGGTTATGACCACGAAACCGATAACGGCGAAATGCATCGCCTGGAATTGCAGTTGAGGAAACGGCTACTAAAGAAGTCTGGAGTCTGGAGTCTGGAGTCTGGAGTCTAA